The segment GGATCTTTTTGACGCCCAAAGGCTAAAAAATTCTATAAATGACACTGAAAGCATAAAGCAGTTGTTGGAAATCTACATTGAGGATACCGAAAAATCCATTAATGAACTGAAAAGACTAAAAAAATCTAATGAATACGAAAAGATATCGAGAATTGCCCATAAGATAAAAGGTTCATCCTACAATGTTGGAGCGGATAGAGTAGGTGATATCGCAAAAGAGATAGATATCTCATCAAAAACTGGCAAATATGAACGTATCGAACAACTAATTGAAACATTGGAAAGCGAATTTGAGAAACTTAAAGTTTATTTGAAAAAGGGAAACTATATTGTATAATCTAAATGTAAATGTTTTAGTTTAGCATCACTCTAAAACTGAAATTAAAAAAATAGCTTAATGAGGGGTTATATGTTTGGTAGACCTACACTTCCATCGGAAGATAAAAGATGGAAAATTATCCAGAATACCATGAAAAAAAATGGCTACAATCCTGATTCACTGATTGAAGTACTTCATGCCGTTCAGGAATATTTTGGGTATATTGACGAAGATGCCCTCAAGTTTGTCTCCGAATCGTTGAATATTCCATACAGCAGAGCATACAGTGTAGCAACATTTTACCACTATTTTACATTAAAACCACAAGGGGAACATATCTGTGTGGTATGTACCGGAACAGCATGCTACATAAAAGGGGCAAATCAATTACTTGCACATTTAAAAAACCATCACGATCTATCAGATGGTGACACTACAAAAGATGGCAAAGTTTCCCTTCTAACCGCCCGATGTGTGGGAGCCTGTAGCCTTGCCCCTGTGGTGGTGGTTGACAACAAAATATTAGGGGAAATAAACAGCGAAAAACTTGATGATGTCATAAAGGGGTGCAGAGATGCTGTATGAGGAATTGCTGGAAAAGATAGATGATCAATTTTTAGGCAAAGATAAACAGGATACAATCTCCGTATGCGTCGCGGCTGGTTGTCTTGCCCTTGGTAGCGATAAAGTGCTCGAAGAATTAAAGAGGATATTCCCTGACAGGATAGTAAAAGGTGTTGGTTGTCTTGGTTTGTGCAGCAGAGGGGCACTGGTAAGAATCGAACCGGAAGGGTTTGTGATAGAGCATGCCAGACCAGACAACATTGATGAGATAGTAAATTTTATACAAAATCCCAAAAAAATTAGAGATGAAAATGAAAAATTTTATACAAAACAGCAGAAAATAGTATTAAAAAATTGTGGTAAAATAGATCCGGAGTCGATTGAAGAATATATTCTAAACGAAGGGTATAAAGCTTTTCTCAAATGCTTAAATGAGCTCTCCCCCGATGAAGTCATAAATGAAGTGATAAAATCTGGACTTAGAGGAAGGGGTGGTGGTGGTTATCCCACAGGGCTAAAGTGGAGTACTGTGGGAAAAATACAGTCTCCAATAAAGTATGTGGTTTGTAATGCAGATGAAGGTGACCCTGGTGCCTTTATGGATAGAGCCATACTGGAAAGTGATCCCCATAAGGTTATTGAAGGGATGCTCATAGCAGCCTATGCAGTTGGGGCAAACAGAGGATATGTATACGTCAGAGCAGAGTACCCCCTTGCAATAAAAAGGCTAAAAACAGCAATTAAAAATGCTGAAAGATTCAACCTTCTGGGAGCAAATATCGCAGGCACCACTTTTAACTTTAACCTTGAGGTAAGACTTGGTGCCGGAGCCTACGTATGTGGGGAAGAAACTGCACTAATAGCTTCGATAGAAGGGAAAAAGGGTACCCCAAGACCAAGACCACCATACCCTGCGGAATCCGGAATAAAAAATTACCCCACACTGATAAACAACGTGGAAACTTACGCAAATATCTCCACTATAATAAATAATGGATCTGAATGGTTTGCCTCAATAGGTACAGATAAAAGTAAAGGCACAAAAGTTTTTGCCCTTTCCGGTAATATAAAAAATACTGGATTGGTGGAAGTTCCGATGGGGATTAAGCTTTACGATTTGATATTTGAGATAGGTGGAGGTATACCGAATGATAAAGAGTTTAAAGCGGTTCAAACAGGTGGCCCATCCGGAGGCTGCATCCCTTCTGAATATCTAAATACATCTGTTGATTATGAATCCTTAACCCATTTGGGTTCCATAATGGGTTCAGGTGGTATGATCGTAATGGATGAAAATACATGCATGGTGGATATGGCTAAATTTTTCATAGATTTTTGTAAATCGGAATCCTGCGGAAAATGTGCCCCATGTAGAAACGGCACCGTTCAACTTTATGAAATACTTGATAAAATCACAAAAGGTGAGGGTAATGAAAGAGATCTAATCACAATGATTAAAATAGCCAACACAATGAAAAAAACAAGCCTGTGCGGATTGGGTCAGTCTGCCCCAAACCCTGTTTTAAGTGCATTTAAGTATTTTAAAGATGAATTTTATGAACATGTTTTACACAGATACTGCCCTGCTGGTGTATGTAAGTTTAACGGAGGGAACCGATGAAAATAAAAACCTTTTCCATAGACGGGGTAGAACTATCCGGAAGGGAAGATCAGACAATTTTAGAAGTCGCCAGAGAACATGG is part of the Calditerrivibrio nitroreducens DSM 19672 genome and harbors:
- the hoxE gene encoding bidirectional hydrogenase complex protein HoxE; the protein is MFGRPTLPSEDKRWKIIQNTMKKNGYNPDSLIEVLHAVQEYFGYIDEDALKFVSESLNIPYSRAYSVATFYHYFTLKPQGEHICVVCTGTACYIKGANQLLAHLKNHHDLSDGDTTKDGKVSLLTARCVGACSLAPVVVVDNKILGEINSEKLDDVIKGCRDAV
- a CDS encoding NuoF family protein, with translation MLYEELLEKIDDQFLGKDKQDTISVCVAAGCLALGSDKVLEELKRIFPDRIVKGVGCLGLCSRGALVRIEPEGFVIEHARPDNIDEIVNFIQNPKKIRDENEKFYTKQQKIVLKNCGKIDPESIEEYILNEGYKAFLKCLNELSPDEVINEVIKSGLRGRGGGGYPTGLKWSTVGKIQSPIKYVVCNADEGDPGAFMDRAILESDPHKVIEGMLIAAYAVGANRGYVYVRAEYPLAIKRLKTAIKNAERFNLLGANIAGTTFNFNLEVRLGAGAYVCGEETALIASIEGKKGTPRPRPPYPAESGIKNYPTLINNVETYANISTIINNGSEWFASIGTDKSKGTKVFALSGNIKNTGLVEVPMGIKLYDLIFEIGGGIPNDKEFKAVQTGGPSGGCIPSEYLNTSVDYESLTHLGSIMGSGGMIVMDENTCMVDMAKFFIDFCKSESCGKCAPCRNGTVQLYEILDKITKGEGNERDLITMIKIANTMKKTSLCGLGQSAPNPVLSAFKYFKDEFYEHVLHRYCPAGVCKFNGGNR